The segment AACCGCCCTGGCGATTTCGGCGCCCATTTCCTGTGTACTGGCCCTTCCACCCAGGTCAGGCGTTAGTACGCGATCGGGATGCGTAAGGACAGCTTCGATGGCCTTCATGATCGCGGCCGCTGCCTCAGGCTGTCCGAGGTGTTCCAGCATCATGGCCCCAGACCAGATCTGACCGATGGGATTCGCAATGCCTTGTCCGGCGATGTCCGGGGCTGAGCCATGCACCGGTTCAAACATCGACGGGTACTTCCGCTCCGGGTTGATGTTTGCGCTCGGCGCCACTGCAATCGTTCCCGTGATACCGGGGCCGAGATCGGAGAGGATGTCGCCGAACAGGTTCGATCCAACCACGACGTCGAAGCGCTCCGGGGACATCGCAAACCGCGCTGCCAGGATATCGATGTGGTACTGGTCGGTGCGGATGTCGGGATAGTCGGCACCCACTGCGGCAAACCGCTCGTCCCAGAATGGCATGGAATGGAAGATGCCATTGGACTTGGTTGCCGATGTCACGTGATTCCGTCCTAGCTTCTTAGCGAGATCAAACGCATAGCGCATGATTCGATCGGTTCCGCGACGAGTGAAGATGGCCTCCTGCGTGACAAACTCATGTTCCGTGCCGGCGAACATGCGTCCGCCAACTTGCGAGTATTCGCCTTCGGTGTTCTCGCGCACGATCCAGAAGTCGATGTCGCCGGGCTCCTTGTTGGCGAGCGGGCAGGGAACACCGGGCAGAAGCCTGACCGGTCGCAGGTTCACGTACTGGTCGAATTCGCGGCGGATCGGGATGAGGAGGTTCCACAGTGATACGTGGTCCGGCACGCCGGGGAAGCCGACTGCGCCGAGAAAGATGGCGTCAGAGTCGCGTAGCCGCTCGATTCCATCGGACGGCATCATGCTTCCTTGGGCGTGGTAGCGGGCGCAGCTCCAGTCATAGGTCGTGAAGGCGAGCTTGAAGCCGAACTTAGCGCTGGCGGCTTCCAGGACCCGGATGCCTTCGGGGACCACTTCGTTGCCAATGCCATCGCCTGGAATGACGGCAATCTTGTATTGCTGGTTTGTAATCATGGTGTCGGTTTCCGGGGACGATCAGCGAACGGATGCCGGCTCGGCCAGCAGTGCGACAAGCTCCGGCACGGTGCCATGGGACCGTTGGTCATAGGCGCCGGCATAGGTTTCGCGGATCGCTGAGGCAGTCGCGTGACTGGCGCCCACTTCGCTCGCCATGGTGTCGTAGTAGGTCATGTCCTTCAGCGCGTTGGAGATGGTGAAGCGGAACCCGGAGCTGTCGCCCCG is part of the Cupriavidus oxalaticus genome and harbors:
- a CDS encoding tartrate dehydrogenase, with amino-acid sequence MITNQQYKIAVIPGDGIGNEVVPEGIRVLEAASAKFGFKLAFTTYDWSCARYHAQGSMMPSDGIERLRDSDAIFLGAVGFPGVPDHVSLWNLLIPIRREFDQYVNLRPVRLLPGVPCPLANKEPGDIDFWIVRENTEGEYSQVGGRMFAGTEHEFVTQEAIFTRRGTDRIMRYAFDLAKKLGRNHVTSATKSNGIFHSMPFWDERFAAVGADYPDIRTDQYHIDILAARFAMSPERFDVVVGSNLFGDILSDLGPGITGTIAVAPSANINPERKYPSMFEPVHGSAPDIAGQGIANPIGQIWSGAMMLEHLGQPEAAAAIMKAIEAVLTHPDRVLTPDLGGRASTQEMGAEIARAVLA